Proteins encoded within one genomic window of Humulus lupulus chromosome 1, drHumLupu1.1, whole genome shotgun sequence:
- the LOC133792873 gene encoding protein ROOT HAIR SPECIFIC 17-like encodes MKKRKDQTNPITFGATIYRRHRRLHRHLFQLVSVFSACILLFLVAFSLLVPSPILHHRLSNINGNVERESYFDQKTEFHVPTSGESLGRDLWSSTRSELYYGCSNGSRNFMTSDAKTNPNRYLVIATSGGLNQQRTGITDAVVAAYILNATLVVPKLDQKSFWHDSSNFAEIFDVDRFISFLSKDVHIIKELPMKGGKGLTPHSMRVPRKCTPKCYLNRVLPVLNKRHVVQLSKFDYRLSNRLSKHLQKLRCRVNYHALKFTDSILEMGEKLVERMRKKSKHFIALHLRYEPDMLAFSGCDFGGGDKEKEELGLIRKRWKSLHVSNPDKVRRNGRCPLTPGEVGLMLRALGFGSDVHLYVASGEVYGGEETLAPLKELFPNFHTKETIANKEELAPFTSFSSRMAALDFIVCDESDVFVTNNNGNMARMLAGRRRYFGHKPTIRPNAKKLYKLLVNRYNMTWEDFAAKVRTSQIGFMGEPKEIKPGRGEFHENPEACICDVSDKNPDEPSPQNRSQNIHHMDNSNNKENKNKDSNDVTDEQISEDEQFWFDYLDNETALGGKRQPNATDFETTAMIKSEQPELEELFSD; translated from the exons atgaagAAGAGAAAAGATCAGACCAACCCCATAACCTTCGGCGCAACCATCTACCGTCGTCATCGCCGCCTCCACCGCCATCTCTTTCAGCTCGTCTCTGTTTTCTCCGCCTGCATACTCCTCTTTCTCGTCGCTTTCTCTCTCCTCGTTCCCTCCCCTATTCTCCACCATCGCCTCTCT aatattaATGGCAACGTGGAACGGGAATCCTATTTTGATCAGAAGACTGAGTTTCATGTTCCG actaGTGGTGAGAGTTTAGGTCGTGATTTATGGAGCTCGACGCGATCGGAACTGTACTATGGTTGCAGTAATGGTAGCCGAAACTTCATGA CTTCGGATGCGAAAACGAATCCTAATCGATACCTGGTGATTGCTACTAGCGGTGGCTTGAATCAACAAAGAACAGGG ATAACAGATGCTGTGGTTGCAGCTTATATCCTAAATGCCACTTTAGTTGTTCCCAAGTTGGACCAAAAATCTTTTTGGCATGATAGCAG TAACTTTGCTGAAATATTTGATGTGGACCGGTTTATATCATTTCTCTCAAAAGATGTTCATATTATTAAAGAGCTTCCAATGAAGGGAGGGAAAGGTTTGACTCCACATTCCATGCGTGTTCCAAGGAAATGCACTCCAAAATGCTACCTAAATCGTGTTTTACCGGTTCTGAACAAAAGACAT GTTGTTCAACTCTCTAAGTTCGATTACAGGCTTTCAAATAGGCTGAGCAAACATCTACAAAAGTTAAGATGTAGAGTTAACTATCACGCTCTAAAATTTACTGATTCCATTCTTGAGATGGGAGAAAAGTTGGTTGAAAGGATGAGGAAGAAAAGCAAGCATTTCATTGCCCTCCATTTAAG ATATGAACCTGATATGCTTGCATTCTCTGGATGCGATTTTGGCGGGGgagataaagaaaaagaagaacttGGTCTAATCCGGAAGAGGTGGAAAAGTTTACAT GTGAGCAATCCTGATAAAGTAAGAAGAAACGGAAGATGCCCACTTACTCCAGGGGAAGTTGGTCTTATGCTTAGAGCCTTGGGTTTTGGAAGTGATGTTCACTTGTACGTGGCATCAGGTGAGGTATATGGAGGTGAGGAGACATTGGCACCGCTCAAAGAACTCTTCCCAAACTTCCATACTAAAGAGACTATAGCAAATAAGGAAGAGCTGGCACCGTTCACATCCTTCTCCTCTCGCATGGCTGCATTAGATTTTATTGTTTGTGATGAAAGTGATGTTTTCGTCACCAACAACAATGGCAATATGGCAAGAATGTTAGCCGGTCGAAG GAGATACTTTGGACACAAACCAACAATCCGTCCTAATGCTAAAAAGCTATACAAGCTGCTGGTGAACCGATATAACATGACATGGGAAGATTTTGCTGCCAAAGTTCGAACTAGTCAGATTGGATTCATGGGAGAGCCTAAAGAGATTAAGCCAGGCAGGGGTGAGTTTCATGAAAACCCCGAAGCCTGCATATGTGACGTTTCTGATAAAAATCCTGATGAACCAAGTCCACAAAATCGAAGTCAGAACATCCATCACATGGATAATAGTAATAAcaaggaaaataaaaataaagattctAATGATGTGACAGATGAGCAGATAAGTGAGGATGAGCAGTTTTGGTTTGATTATTTGGATAATGAAACTGCGTTAGGGGGGAAAAGGCAGCCCAATGCAACGGATTTTGAAACAACTGCTATGATTAAATCTGAACAACCAGAACTGGAAGagttattctcagactga